The proteins below come from a single Rhizobium rhizoryzae genomic window:
- a CDS encoding Ldh family oxidoreductase, whose translation MNQSLEPRLTLAEVERFTFDVLLAAGADQPTSKAATRAMMHGTRFGVDSHGIRLLPHYVQVLNGGRVNKAPNLKVANRFGAVASLDADHAHGALAAYEAMDLATDLADQFGIGAVAIRNTSHFGPAGAYSLHAAEKGFLGITFCNSDSFVRLHDGAERFHGTNPISVAVPVSGDAPWLLDMATSAVPFNRVLLYRSLGLALPPAVASDADGVDTTDANATEMLAPLGAAFGFKGAALAGVAEIFSAVLTGMRLSFDIAPMGGPDFATPREMGAFVLALKPEAFVDRATFDAGMQRYLEQLRGSRPRDGEDVMAPGDREWRVAREREAAGVQLDPATSQAFSALAEQYDVRLPKPIDAPAS comes from the coding sequence TTGAACCAGAGCCTTGAACCGCGACTGACGCTGGCTGAAGTGGAGCGATTTACGTTCGACGTCCTGTTGGCCGCGGGTGCCGATCAGCCGACATCGAAGGCTGCAACGCGTGCAATGATGCACGGAACGCGGTTTGGCGTGGATAGCCACGGCATACGGCTGCTTCCCCACTATGTTCAGGTTCTGAATGGGGGGCGGGTCAATAAGGCGCCGAATTTGAAGGTTGCGAACCGGTTTGGCGCAGTGGCTTCTCTGGACGCCGATCACGCCCACGGCGCCTTGGCTGCTTACGAGGCAATGGACCTTGCAACAGACCTCGCCGATCAATTCGGCATCGGGGCCGTTGCCATTCGCAATACATCGCACTTCGGTCCGGCGGGTGCCTATTCGCTTCACGCGGCCGAGAAAGGCTTTCTCGGCATCACGTTCTGTAACTCTGACAGCTTTGTTCGCTTGCACGATGGTGCAGAGCGATTCCATGGCACGAACCCGATCAGCGTTGCAGTTCCTGTGTCTGGAGATGCTCCCTGGTTGCTGGACATGGCGACGAGCGCCGTTCCCTTCAATCGCGTTCTTCTTTACCGGAGCCTTGGGCTGGCCTTGCCGCCAGCAGTCGCGTCGGATGCCGATGGTGTCGATACGACGGATGCGAACGCGACTGAAATGCTGGCGCCACTCGGGGCGGCTTTCGGGTTCAAGGGTGCCGCACTCGCGGGCGTTGCTGAAATCTTCAGTGCTGTTCTGACGGGCATGCGCCTTTCGTTCGACATTGCGCCCATGGGCGGGCCGGATTTTGCAACGCCACGGGAAATGGGCGCCTTCGTGCTGGCACTGAAGCCGGAAGCCTTCGTGGATCGGGCGACGTTCGACGCAGGCATGCAAAGATATCTTGAACAGTTGCGTGGATCGCGCCCGCGGGACGGTGAAGATGTCATGGCACCGGGTGATCGCGAATGGCGTGTCGCGCGCGAGCGCGAAGCCGCAGGCGTTCAACTTGATCCTGCCACGTCTCAAGCATTCAGTGCTCTCGCTGAGCAATATGATGTCAGATTGCCGAAACCGATCGATGCTCCTGCTTCTTAG
- a CDS encoding GntR family transcriptional regulator has protein sequence MHTNNRVPKLYRQAYDVLVRDIRTGAYQRGMRLSETQIAERFSISRAPARQALQELERDGLVRKAQGRGYEISDCDRLGNSQLLAQLPLAEVEPRSSWELIYPEVELEIVSRTALASWRINEAILARHYGVSRTVARDVVARLQERGIVRKDQSARWYAQALTRDHIEELYELRWVLEPLALQKAAQRVPSEHFTLLRRHLEEALDAPQVPSETLDRLEQELHVDLLSHCGNQALLRAVSLPQALLVAHHFLYRQTSDMFASEPFLPEHLTIILNLEQGKLAMACDALVHHLQVSRQRAMLRIEAVANSITPAALPYLEQL, from the coding sequence ATGCACACAAACAACCGCGTCCCAAAACTGTACCGGCAGGCGTATGACGTGCTGGTCCGCGACATCCGTACCGGGGCATATCAACGTGGCATGCGGCTGAGCGAAACACAGATCGCCGAGCGCTTCAGCATAAGCCGGGCTCCGGCGCGGCAGGCACTTCAGGAACTGGAACGTGACGGCCTTGTGCGCAAGGCACAAGGCCGGGGATACGAGATTAGCGACTGTGACCGATTGGGCAATTCTCAGCTTTTAGCACAGCTGCCCCTCGCAGAAGTCGAACCCAGATCAAGCTGGGAACTCATCTATCCGGAAGTCGAGCTGGAAATCGTCTCCCGCACGGCGCTTGCCAGTTGGCGGATCAACGAGGCTATCCTTGCAAGACACTATGGAGTAAGCCGTACCGTAGCGCGGGATGTTGTGGCAAGACTTCAGGAACGCGGCATTGTTCGCAAGGACCAAAGCGCCCGCTGGTATGCGCAGGCCCTGACCCGCGACCACATTGAAGAGCTTTACGAGTTACGCTGGGTGTTGGAGCCGCTTGCCTTGCAAAAAGCGGCTCAACGAGTCCCGTCAGAGCATTTCACGCTATTGAGACGGCATCTTGAGGAAGCGTTGGATGCCCCCCAGGTTCCCAGCGAAACGCTTGACCGGCTGGAGCAGGAACTCCATGTCGATCTCTTATCACACTGCGGCAATCAGGCGCTTTTGCGCGCCGTAAGCCTGCCGCAGGCCCTGCTGGTCGCGCATCATTTTCTCTACCGTCAAACATCAGACATGTTCGCGAGCGAGCCGTTTCTACCTGAGCATCTGACCATCATCCTGAACCTGGAACAGGGTAAACTCGCGATGGCTTGCGATGCGCTCGTCCATCACCTTCAAGTTTCCCGCCAACGAGCCATGCTGCGCATTGAAGCCGTGGCCAACAGCATTACGCCTGCTGCACTGCCTTATCTGGAGCAGCTGTAG
- a CDS encoding mandelate racemase/muconate lactonizing enzyme family protein, with the protein MKITAVEPFILHLPLTSDSISDSTHSITHWGVVGAKITTADGLEGYGFTGTHAHLASDRLITACIRDCYTPLLLGEDAADHQRLWTKLARYPALQWVGRAGITHLALAAVDVALWDLAAKKAGVPLWSLLGGARTEKLEAYNTDIGWISFSKEALIAGSARAVEEEGFTRIKIKVGHDDPNTDIERLAAVRARVGNNVRVAIDANGRWDLPTCQRFCARAEGLDIYWFEEPMWYDDIASHAALARNTSIPVALGEQLYTVDAFRSFINAGAVQYVQPDVTRLGGITEYIQVADLALANRLPVVPHAGEMSQVHVHLSYWHPASTILEYIPWIKDHFHEPSHVKDGIFLRPQQPGASTTPLAESVERYCKSLS; encoded by the coding sequence ATGAAAATCACTGCCGTCGAACCGTTCATTCTACATTTGCCGCTCACATCGGATTCCATCTCCGACTCCACCCATAGCATCACGCACTGGGGCGTGGTCGGCGCCAAGATCACGACGGCTGACGGGCTGGAAGGCTACGGCTTTACCGGAACACATGCGCATCTGGCCTCGGACAGGCTGATCACCGCTTGCATTCGCGATTGCTATACACCGCTGCTGTTGGGAGAGGATGCGGCGGACCATCAGCGTCTCTGGACGAAACTTGCGCGCTACCCGGCGCTTCAATGGGTTGGGCGCGCGGGCATTACGCATCTGGCACTGGCAGCGGTGGATGTTGCCCTGTGGGATCTGGCCGCCAAGAAGGCGGGTGTTCCTCTCTGGTCACTACTGGGCGGAGCAAGAACTGAAAAGCTGGAGGCCTATAACACCGACATCGGCTGGATTTCCTTCTCGAAGGAAGCGTTGATTGCGGGTTCGGCGCGGGCTGTGGAAGAAGAGGGCTTTACCCGCATCAAGATCAAGGTCGGCCATGATGATCCCAATACAGACATCGAGCGCCTCGCCGCCGTGCGCGCCCGTGTGGGGAACAATGTTCGCGTCGCAATCGACGCGAACGGTCGGTGGGACCTTCCAACCTGCCAGCGCTTCTGCGCACGGGCTGAAGGACTGGATATCTACTGGTTCGAGGAACCCATGTGGTATGACGATATTGCCAGTCACGCAGCGCTTGCCCGCAATACATCGATACCCGTCGCATTGGGCGAACAGCTCTACACCGTGGATGCTTTCCGCAGCTTCATCAATGCGGGAGCGGTTCAGTATGTGCAGCCGGATGTGACCCGGCTCGGCGGCATCACCGAATACATCCAGGTCGCCGATCTGGCACTCGCGAACCGGCTGCCGGTGGTACCCCACGCTGGCGAGATGAGCCAGGTGCATGTGCATCTCAGCTACTGGCACCCGGCCTCAACAATCCTTGAATATATCCCTTGGATCAAGGATCACTTCCACGAGCCTTCTCACGTGAAGGACGGCATTTTCCTGCGTCCGCAACAGCCAGGGGCCAGCACAACACCCTTGGCAGAAAGCGTTGAGCGCTACTGCAAATCTCTTTCCTGA
- a CDS encoding enoyl-CoA hydratase/isomerase family protein: MSNSDLTIRVEGRVGYITLTRPKVLNAVNEAIVDGMTEAMTRWADDPAISLVMVDSDSERAFSAGGDLSAMYEHGRAGQFDAGNAFWRDEYRLNAMIAHYPKPYVAFMDGIVMGGGVGLSAHGSHRIVTEHSVVAMPECSIGLITDVGGTYLLHQAPGHLGEYLGLTGTRMNGADAIYAKLADHYVEREKLAALKARLIETGDATVISEFSSTPPTSVFAERQSEIDHAFSGETVHDITDRLSTLSSEWAVKALEAIRRGSPISLQATLKAIREADTLEIGIRNEYRFVSRVLEHGDFIEGIRAVIVDKDRNPRWKYAGLDDVPRELLALMMQEAEGGDLLLPAR; this comes from the coding sequence ATGAGCAATTCCGATCTTACCATTCGCGTCGAAGGCCGTGTCGGCTATATCACGCTGACGCGTCCCAAGGTGCTGAATGCAGTCAATGAAGCCATCGTTGACGGTATGACCGAGGCAATGACGCGCTGGGCGGATGACCCCGCTATCTCGCTGGTCATGGTGGATTCCGATAGTGAACGTGCCTTCTCTGCTGGTGGCGATCTGTCGGCCATGTACGAACATGGGCGGGCCGGTCAGTTCGATGCCGGAAATGCTTTCTGGCGGGATGAGTATCGGCTGAATGCGATGATCGCGCACTATCCGAAACCTTATGTTGCCTTCATGGATGGCATCGTCATGGGCGGTGGTGTGGGGCTTTCGGCCCATGGTTCGCACAGGATCGTGACGGAGCATTCCGTTGTCGCCATGCCGGAATGCAGCATCGGCCTGATTACCGATGTCGGCGGCACCTATCTCCTTCATCAGGCACCTGGTCATCTGGGCGAATATCTGGGACTGACCGGCACGCGCATGAACGGTGCCGACGCCATCTACGCCAAACTTGCGGATCATTATGTCGAGCGTGAAAAGCTGGCGGCTCTCAAAGCCAGACTGATAGAAACTGGCGATGCAACGGTCATCTCTGAATTCTCGTCAACACCGCCAACCTCGGTTTTCGCGGAGAGACAGTCAGAAATTGATCACGCCTTCAGCGGCGAAACCGTTCATGACATTACCGATAGGCTGAGTACACTCTCATCCGAATGGGCCGTGAAGGCGCTGGAAGCCATTCGCCGTGGTTCCCCCATCTCGCTTCAGGCAACGCTAAAAGCCATTCGCGAAGCGGACACGCTGGAAATCGGCATTCGCAATGAATACCGCTTCGTTTCCCGCGTCCTGGAGCACGGCGATTTCATCGAGGGCATTCGCGCGGTGATCGTAGACAAGGATCGCAATCCGCGCTGGAAATATGCCGGTTTGGATGATGTTCCGCGCGAACTTCTTGCGCTGATGATGCAGGAAGCCGAAGGCGGGGATTTGCTGCTCCCCGCCCGCTGA
- a CDS encoding crotonase/enoyl-CoA hydratase family protein → MSETIKVEVDARGIVQLRLIRPDKRNALSAQMIAELTEFAASAQERRDWRAVILSGDGATFCAGGDLDWMRQQMQSDRKTRMAEARKLATMLGALNGLPQPLIGAIHGSAFGGGVGMACICDVALATPETLFGLTETRLGIIPATIGPYVLARMGEGRARRVFMSAKRFSALEAVELGIVSRVVSADALMSEAIAEAELYLSTAPGAVASAKALARSLSRSLDADRIEESISALADAWEQDEAKEGIAAFFEKRKPHWDHS, encoded by the coding sequence ATGAGCGAGACGATCAAGGTGGAGGTCGATGCGCGCGGTATTGTGCAGCTTCGCCTGATCCGGCCTGACAAGCGCAATGCGCTATCAGCACAGATGATCGCGGAGTTGACGGAATTTGCGGCAAGCGCACAGGAGCGGCGGGACTGGCGGGCCGTCATTCTCTCCGGTGATGGAGCCACATTTTGTGCCGGTGGCGATCTGGACTGGATGCGCCAGCAAATGCAGTCTGATCGGAAAACGCGCATGGCGGAGGCGCGCAAACTCGCAACCATGCTAGGCGCATTGAACGGCCTGCCTCAGCCGTTGATCGGCGCCATCCATGGCAGCGCCTTTGGCGGCGGTGTGGGCATGGCCTGCATATGCGATGTGGCGCTCGCGACGCCGGAGACCTTGTTCGGTCTGACAGAAACACGGCTTGGCATCATTCCGGCAACTATTGGCCCCTATGTGCTGGCGCGCATGGGCGAGGGACGGGCACGACGCGTGTTCATGTCGGCAAAACGGTTCTCGGCCTTGGAAGCCGTGGAACTTGGAATTGTGTCGCGGGTGGTCAGTGCGGACGCCTTGATGAGCGAGGCGATCGCGGAAGCGGAACTTTATCTTTCCACGGCACCGGGTGCTGTTGCGTCTGCAAAGGCGCTGGCACGTTCGCTTTCCCGATCACTCGACGCTGACCGGATCGAGGAAAGCATCAGCGCACTGGCCGATGCCTGGGAGCAGGATGAGGCTAAAGAAGGCATTGCCGCCTTCTTCGAAAAGCGTAAACCCCACTGGGATCACAGTTAA
- a CDS encoding hydroxymethylglutaryl-CoA lyase → MAELVELYEVGPRDGLQNEKRVIPTADKLALIEKLSRCGFRRIEATSFVSPRWVPQMADAAEVMASVPRRQGRSYAVLAPNLRGYEAAKLAGADEVAIFVSASEGFSRANLNTSIAESLERLKPVAESALAARLRLRGYVSVVTDCPFEGRVEPEPVARVAGKLAALGCQEISLGETLGRGTPQAVAAMLEAVLDVVPARKLAGHFHDTGGRALRNIDVALEKGLRVFDASVGGLGGCPYAPGAAGNVATEAVARHLAASGFETGLDLDALDDAAAFAKTLRSGT, encoded by the coding sequence ATGGCTGAATTGGTGGAGCTTTATGAGGTCGGTCCGCGCGACGGGCTGCAGAACGAGAAGCGGGTCATCCCAACCGCCGATAAGCTGGCTCTGATCGAAAAGCTCAGTCGCTGCGGGTTTCGCCGGATCGAGGCCACCAGTTTCGTCAGCCCCAGATGGGTGCCGCAGATGGCAGATGCGGCAGAGGTGATGGCGAGTGTTCCACGTCGCCAAGGTCGGTCCTATGCGGTGCTTGCACCGAACCTGAGGGGATACGAGGCTGCAAAGCTGGCCGGTGCTGATGAGGTGGCAATCTTTGTTTCGGCCTCGGAAGGCTTCAGCCGTGCCAATCTCAATACCTCGATTGCCGAAAGCCTGGAACGCTTGAAGCCGGTAGCCGAGTCAGCGCTGGCAGCTCGTCTACGCCTTCGCGGTTATGTGTCAGTCGTTACAGATTGCCCCTTCGAAGGCCGTGTTGAACCCGAACCGGTTGCCCGTGTTGCTGGCAAGTTGGCAGCACTCGGTTGCCAAGAAATCTCGCTTGGAGAGACGCTGGGGCGCGGCACGCCGCAAGCCGTGGCAGCCATGCTGGAAGCTGTGCTGGATGTCGTTCCGGCTCGAAAACTGGCAGGGCATTTTCATGATACCGGCGGTCGGGCGCTCCGCAATATAGACGTGGCACTGGAAAAGGGGTTGCGGGTATTCGATGCCTCTGTCGGTGGCTTGGGCGGCTGCCCCTATGCGCCGGGGGCGGCGGGCAATGTGGCAACGGAAGCCGTGGCGCGGCATCTGGCTGCATCAGGTTTCGAGACCGGTCTTGATCTCGATGCGCTTGATGATGCTGCTGCTTTCGCCAAAACGCTGAGGAGCGGGACATGA
- a CDS encoding acetyl/propionyl/methylcrotonyl-CoA carboxylase subunit alpha produces MFRKILIANRGEIACRIIKTARQLGVSTVAVYSEADRNALHVKLADVAVCIGGAAPKDSYLRGDAIIAAALQTGVEAIHPGYGFLSENPDLVDAVKAAGLVFIGPSADAIRAMGLKDAAKALMEKAGVPVVPGYHGDNQDGAFLAQQAERIGYPVLIKAVAGGGGKGMRRVESAGEFADALRSAKAEAANAFGNDAVLIEKYVAAPRHIEVQVFGDGIDAVHLFERDCSLQRRHQKVIEEAPAPGMTLQMRGAMGSAAVKAAKAIGYSGAGTIEFIVDGSEGLRPDRFWFMEMNTRLQVEHPVTEAVTGLDLVEWQLRVASGERLPLGQDDIRLNGHAFEARLYAEDVDAGFLPSTGRLAHLAFPTNCRADTGVRTGDEISPWYDPMIAKIITHGPTRDIALSKLSRALDEAQVAGTVTNLTFLAALSRHEGFAKGEVDTGLIARDLAALTAKPESRRREMAMAGLAALHAAAIPNDPLAGFSLWAPLEQCVALEEAGEMLEVRLQLTHPDQAQASIEGDVFTAVRRGSGWSLEGQPDAQVVEAEGYHVFSSGHLLSFRLHDPLDRDQSAGPGGDVTLAPMPGLVRAMLVQAGETVEAGQPLCVLEAMKMEHTLKAARAGRVAEVFVSEGTQISAGDPLVQLEPEAVPHG; encoded by the coding sequence ATGTTTCGCAAGATCCTGATTGCCAATCGCGGTGAGATTGCCTGCCGCATCATCAAGACAGCACGCCAGCTGGGTGTCTCGACGGTTGCCGTCTATTCGGAAGCCGACCGAAATGCGTTGCACGTAAAGCTGGCGGATGTGGCAGTCTGCATCGGCGGCGCAGCTCCCAAGGATAGCTATCTAAGGGGTGATGCCATCATCGCTGCTGCGCTTCAAACGGGTGTGGAGGCCATCCATCCGGGCTACGGTTTTCTGTCGGAAAACCCGGATCTCGTCGATGCGGTAAAGGCTGCCGGTCTCGTCTTCATCGGTCCTTCCGCCGACGCCATTCGTGCCATGGGCCTGAAGGATGCGGCCAAGGCGCTGATGGAGAAAGCGGGCGTTCCGGTCGTTCCCGGTTATCACGGGGATAATCAGGACGGTGCATTCTTGGCTCAGCAGGCCGAACGCATCGGCTATCCGGTACTTATCAAGGCCGTCGCCGGTGGTGGTGGCAAGGGAATGCGGCGGGTGGAAAGCGCTGGCGAATTTGCCGATGCGCTTCGCTCCGCCAAGGCGGAAGCTGCAAATGCTTTCGGCAATGACGCCGTTCTCATCGAAAAATATGTCGCTGCACCCCGTCATATCGAGGTGCAGGTTTTTGGTGATGGCATAGATGCCGTGCACCTTTTCGAGCGAGATTGTTCGCTCCAGCGGCGGCATCAAAAGGTGATCGAGGAAGCGCCAGCCCCCGGCATGACGCTCCAGATGCGTGGAGCCATGGGGTCGGCGGCGGTCAAGGCGGCGAAAGCCATCGGCTATTCCGGCGCGGGCACCATCGAATTCATTGTCGATGGGTCAGAAGGGCTTCGCCCGGATCGCTTCTGGTTCATGGAAATGAACACTCGGCTTCAGGTAGAGCATCCTGTCACAGAGGCGGTCACCGGGCTCGATCTCGTGGAATGGCAATTGCGTGTGGCGAGCGGCGAGCGCCTGCCGCTTGGCCAGGATGACATCCGACTGAACGGCCATGCTTTCGAGGCCCGGCTTTATGCGGAAGACGTGGATGCCGGTTTCTTGCCCTCAACGGGCAGGTTGGCGCATCTGGCTTTCCCCACCAACTGCCGTGCCGACACCGGCGTTCGTACCGGCGATGAGATCTCGCCCTGGTACGATCCGATGATCGCCAAGATCATCACCCATGGGCCGACGCGGGACATCGCGCTTTCAAAGCTTTCCCGCGCCTTGGATGAAGCGCAGGTGGCTGGGACGGTGACGAACCTGACCTTCCTCGCCGCGCTTTCCCGTCATGAAGGATTTGCCAAAGGCGAAGTCGATACGGGTTTGATTGCCAGAGACCTTGCTGCGCTGACGGCAAAGCCGGAGAGCCGTAGGCGGGAGATGGCTATGGCAGGCTTGGCGGCTCTCCATGCTGCGGCAATTCCCAACGATCCGCTTGCCGGATTTTCTCTCTGGGCTCCATTGGAGCAATGTGTTGCTCTGGAAGAGGCGGGAGAAATGCTGGAGGTGAGGCTTCAACTCACTCACCCCGATCAAGCACAGGCATCAATTGAAGGCGATGTCTTTACCGCCGTTCGCCGCGGTTCCGGCTGGTCTCTCGAAGGGCAACCCGATGCGCAGGTTGTTGAAGCCGAAGGTTACCACGTCTTCTCGTCTGGGCACCTTTTGAGCTTCCGCCTGCACGATCCGCTGGATCGCGATCAGTCGGCTGGTCCCGGCGGCGATGTTACGCTTGCCCCCATGCCTGGGCTGGTGCGCGCAATGCTTGTGCAAGCGGGGGAGACGGTGGAGGCCGGTCAGCCGCTGTGCGTACTGGAAGCCATGAAGATGGAGCACACGCTGAAAGCCGCGCGTGCCGGCCGTGTCGCGGAGGTGTTCGTATCAGAAGGCACACAGATTTCTGCGGGCGATCCGCTGGTTCAGCTGGAGCCGGAGGCTGTGCCGCATGGCTGA
- a CDS encoding carboxyl transferase domain-containing protein, whose amino-acid sequence MRLKSQHIAGSESAKKNRAAHLAMLETIRAAAELAAQGGGEEARKRHASRGKMLPRERVANLLDIGSPFLEVGATAAHDMYEGAAPAAGLIAGVGRVEGQDVMVVANDATVKGGTYYPMTVKKHLRAQEIAEACNLPCIYLVDSGGANLPNQDEVFPDRDHFGRIFFNQAQMSAMGMAQIAVVMGSCTAGGAYVPAMSDVSIIVRDQGTIFLAGPPLVKAATGEVVSAEDLGGGDVHTRLSGVADYLAEDDAHALALARRAVANLNRQKQHSVQWQAPELPAYDPEELLDVVPADLRTPYDIREVIARVVDGSRFDEFKARFGETLVCGFAHIMGCPVGIVANNGVLFSESAQKGAHFVELCSQRGIPLVFLQNITGFMVGRKYENEGIARHGAKMVTAVATTAVPKITMLVGGSFGAGNYGMAGRAFSPRFLWTWPNSRISVMGGEQAAGVLATVRREGIERKGGSWSAEEEAEFKRPTLDMFERQSHPLYASARLWDDGIVDPRKTREVLALSLSASLNAPIGETRFGLFRM is encoded by the coding sequence ATGAGATTGAAATCCCAACATATTGCTGGATCGGAGAGCGCGAAAAAGAACCGTGCTGCGCATCTGGCCATGCTGGAAACCATTCGCGCGGCTGCGGAACTTGCTGCGCAAGGGGGTGGCGAGGAGGCGCGCAAGCGGCATGCAAGTCGCGGTAAGATGCTGCCGCGGGAGCGCGTGGCCAACCTTCTGGATATCGGATCGCCCTTTCTGGAGGTTGGCGCAACGGCTGCGCATGACATGTATGAGGGTGCTGCACCTGCGGCTGGCCTGATTGCAGGTGTCGGCCGTGTCGAGGGGCAGGACGTCATGGTCGTCGCCAATGATGCGACGGTGAAGGGTGGCACCTATTACCCAATGACGGTGAAGAAGCATTTGCGGGCGCAAGAGATTGCCGAGGCTTGCAATCTGCCCTGCATCTACCTCGTGGATAGCGGCGGCGCGAACCTGCCGAACCAGGATGAGGTCTTCCCGGATCGCGATCATTTTGGCCGCATCTTCTTCAATCAGGCGCAGATGAGCGCCATGGGCATGGCGCAGATCGCGGTTGTCATGGGGTCCTGTACGGCGGGCGGTGCTTACGTGCCTGCCATGTCGGATGTTTCCATCATCGTGCGGGATCAGGGTACGATCTTTCTGGCCGGTCCACCGCTGGTGAAGGCTGCGACCGGCGAGGTCGTCAGTGCGGAAGATCTGGGTGGTGGCGATGTTCATACGCGCCTTTCCGGCGTGGCGGACTATCTGGCGGAAGACGATGCCCATGCGCTGGCGCTTGCCCGCCGCGCTGTTGCCAATCTCAACCGGCAGAAGCAGCATTCCGTTCAATGGCAGGCGCCGGAACTTCCAGCCTATGATCCGGAAGAACTGCTGGATGTAGTACCTGCCGACCTGCGCACGCCCTATGACATTCGTGAGGTGATCGCGCGCGTAGTGGACGGCAGCCGCTTTGATGAATTCAAGGCGCGCTTCGGCGAAACGCTGGTCTGCGGTTTCGCCCATATCATGGGGTGCCCCGTCGGGATTGTCGCCAACAATGGCGTGCTTTTTTCCGAAAGTGCGCAGAAGGGCGCACATTTTGTGGAGCTATGTTCGCAGCGCGGCATTCCACTGGTGTTCCTGCAAAACATAACCGGCTTCATGGTGGGCAGGAAATACGAAAACGAAGGTATTGCCCGCCACGGTGCCAAGATGGTGACGGCGGTGGCGACGACTGCCGTACCGAAAATCACCATGCTTGTGGGCGGCTCTTTCGGGGCGGGAAATTATGGCATGGCGGGTCGTGCCTTCTCGCCCCGCTTTTTATGGACATGGCCGAATTCGCGGATTTCGGTCATGGGCGGGGAGCAGGCCGCGGGTGTTCTGGCCACCGTTCGCCGCGAAGGCATAGAGCGCAAGGGTGGTAGCTGGAGCGCAGAGGAAGAAGCCGAGTTCAAGCGCCCGACACTGGATATGTTCGAGCGGCAAAGCCACCCGCTTTATGCCTCGGCGCGTCTCTGGGACGATGGCATCGTGGATCCGCGCAAGACGCGTGAGGTTCTTGCCCTTTCACTTTCCGCCAGCCTGAACGCGCCAATCGGGGAAACCCGGTTCGGCCTGTTCCGAATGTGA
- a CDS encoding isovaleryl-CoA dehydrogenase yields the protein MFHATMSFDLGEDVAALRETVQDWAQERVKPLAAEVDRSNSFPNQLWKEMGELGLLGITVDEAYGGAGMGYLAHTVAVEEIARASASISLSYGAHSNLCVNQIKLNGSEAQKQKYLPKLVSGEHVGALAMSEPGAGSDVVSMKLRAEKRDGHYVLKGNKYWITNGPDADVLVVYAKTDPEAGSKGITAFIIEKGMRGFSTSPHFDKLGMRGSNTAELNFDSVEVPFENVLGEEGRGVRVLMSGLDYERVVLSGIGLGIMAACLDEVMPYVSTREQFGQPIGNFQLMQGKIADMYVSLNTARAYVYEVAKACDRGTVTRQDAAGAVLYASEQAMVQAHQAVQALGGAGFLSDSVVSRLFRDAKLMEIGAGTSEIRRMLIGRELMAAMA from the coding sequence ATGTTTCACGCTACGATGAGCTTCGATCTGGGAGAGGATGTCGCGGCATTGCGCGAAACCGTTCAGGACTGGGCGCAGGAACGGGTGAAGCCGCTGGCTGCCGAGGTGGATCGCTCCAATAGTTTCCCGAACCAACTCTGGAAGGAGATGGGGGAACTGGGCTTGCTCGGCATCACCGTGGATGAAGCCTATGGCGGTGCGGGCATGGGGTATCTGGCGCACACGGTGGCGGTGGAGGAGATTGCGCGTGCCTCCGCCTCCATCAGCCTTTCCTACGGTGCCCATTCCAATCTTTGCGTCAACCAGATCAAGCTGAATGGTTCTGAAGCTCAGAAACAGAAGTATCTGCCGAAGCTTGTTTCCGGTGAACACGTCGGCGCGCTGGCTATGTCGGAGCCGGGCGCGGGGTCGGATGTCGTCTCCATGAAGCTCAGGGCCGAAAAGCGCGACGGTCATTACGTTCTGAAGGGCAACAAATACTGGATCACCAACGGCCCTGACGCCGATGTGCTGGTGGTTTATGCCAAGACTGACCCGGAGGCAGGATCGAAGGGCATCACCGCCTTCATCATCGAAAAGGGCATGAGGGGTTTTTCCACCAGCCCGCATTTTGACAAGCTGGGCATGCGCGGCTCAAATACGGCGGAACTGAATTTCGACAGCGTGGAAGTGCCTTTCGAAAATGTACTTGGCGAAGAAGGCCGCGGTGTTCGTGTCCTGATGTCTGGGTTGGATTACGAGCGTGTGGTGCTGTCCGGCATCGGGCTTGGCATCATGGCGGCCTGTCTGGATGAGGTCATGCCCTATGTCTCAACCCGAGAGCAGTTCGGCCAGCCGATCGGCAATTTCCAGCTCATGCAGGGCAAGATCGCCGATATGTATGTGAGCCTCAATACTGCGCGCGCCTATGTCTATGAGGTCGCCAAGGCTTGCGATCGCGGCACGGTCACGCGGCAGGATGCGGCAGGCGCCGTGCTCTATGCCAGTGAGCAGGCCATGGTGCAGGCCCATCAGGCCGTGCAGGCGCTGGGCGGGGCGGGCTTCTTGAGTGATAGCGTGGTGAGCCGTCTGTTCCGCGATGCGAAGCTAATGGAAATTGGGGCTGGCACATCCGAAATTCGCCGCATGCTGATTGGCCGGGAGTTGATGGCCGCCATGGCCTGA